The following proteins are co-located in the Myroides profundi genome:
- a CDS encoding CAL67264 family membrane protein, with the protein MPNNLNKNKILGYATLIMIMMGILLICLGAFKYSEIAGWGFTAVGIGFFAIAWVFNALKGRV; encoded by the coding sequence ATGCCGAACAATTTAAACAAGAATAAGATTCTAGGATATGCTACGTTGATTATGATTATGATGGGTATCTTATTAATCTGTCTAGGAGCATTTAAATATTCCGAAATCGCAGGGTGGGGATTCACAGCTGTAGGAATCGGTTTCTTTGCAATAGCATGGGTTTTTAACGCTTTAAAAGGAAGAGTATAA